Below is a window of Pseudomonas monteilii DNA.
GTTGATCAGCACCTGGGCCAGGCGTTGCGGGTCGCCCTCGGCCCAGTGTTCCGGGTCGCACAGGTTGAAGAACTGCACTTCGAAGTTGCGCCGGTTGAGTGCCAGCAGGCCGATCGCATCCTGCGCCACCTCGGCCAGCGACACCGGCTCTTCGGTGTTCTGGTGGCTGCCGCCGGCGTGGGCGAAGCTCATCAGCGACTGCACGATGCGCGACACGCGCTTGGTCTGCTCGAGGATCTGCCCCGACAGTTCGGTGATCTCGCCATCGTCCTCACGCTCCTCGCGCAGGTTCTGCGCCAGGCAGGCGATGCCGGTGATCGGGTTGCCGATCTCGTGCGCCACCCCGGCGGCCAGGCGCCCGATGCTGGCCAGGCGTTCGGAATGCACCAGCTTGTCTTCCAGCGCCTGGGTGACGGTCAGGTCTTCGACCAGCAGCACCAGGCCACTGTTGCCGGGGGCCAGGGGTTCGGCGATGGCCGCCTTGTGCAGGTTGAGCCAGCGGCTCTGGCCGTCCGGCGCCAGGCGCTGCTTGTGCAGGTGCTCGTCGGGCACGTTGATGAAGTCCAGCAGCAGGGCGCGCCAGGGTTCGTCGATGGTGGTCAGGCGTGAGCCGACCACGTGCTTGGCGGCGATGCCGGTGAGTTCTTCCATGGCCTTGTTCCACATCAGGATCTCTTGGTCCTTGGCCAGCGAGCACACCCCCATCGGCAGCTCCTGCAGGGTCTGGCGGTGGTAGCGGCGCAGTGCATCGAGTTCGGCGGCCAGGCCGGTCAGGCGCGAGTGGTAGTCCTCGAGCCGACTCTCGATGAAATGGATGTCTTCGGTGACGTAGTTCTCGCTGCCGGACTTGTACGGCAGGAAGGTCTCGACCATGTCCTGCGCCACGCTCGGCCCCATCAGGCCCGAAAGGTTCGCCTCGATGCGGTCGCGCAGCCGGCGCAGGGCATAGGGGCGTCGCTCGTCGAACGGTAGATAAAGGTCACGCAGGGCCTGCTCGACTTCCTTCTGCGCCGCCTTGGCGCCCAGGGGCTTGGCCAGCTGAGTGGCGAATTCCTGGGGCGAGGCGGCATGCAGTTCGCGCCGCTGGGGCCGGCGCACGTTGTCCACCGCGCAGGCCTCGGCGGCGCTGACCTCTTCGGCGCTGGCATGGGTGAACAGCGAGATCAGGGTGAACAGCAATACGTTGGCCGCCAGGGAGGCGATCGCCGCCATGTGCCAGCTGGTGTCGTCCAGTACGTAGATCATGTCCAGCGAGGGGATGTAGAAGCCCTGCAGGTTGCCGAGCATCGGCAGCAGCATGGTGACCATCCACACCAGAAAGCCCGCCAGCAGCCCGGCGATGAAGCCCCGGCGGTTGGCGGTCGGCCAGTACAGCACCGACAGCACGCCGGGCAGGAACTGCAACGTGGCGACGAAGGCGACGATGCCGAGGTTGGCCAGGCTCTGGTGGTTGCTCTGGGTCAGGTAGACCACGAAGCCGGCGGCGATGATCGCCACGATCAGCGCGCGTCGGGTCCACTTCAGCCAACGGTAGATGTTGCCCTCGGCCGGCGGCTGGTAGAGCGGTAGGACCAGATGATTCAGGGCCATGCCCGAGAGCGCCAGGGTGGTGACGATGATCAGCCCGCTGGAGGCCGACAGGCCGCCGACGTAGGCCAGCAGCGCCAGCGCCGGGCTGTCGGCGGCGATGCCCAGGCCCAGGGTGAAGTATTCCGGGTTGGTGCTGGCGCCCAGGCGCAGGCCGGCCCACAGGATCAGCGGCACCGCCAGGCTCATCAGCAGCAGGAACAGCGGCAGCCCCCAGCTGGCACTCACCAGCGAGCGGGGGTTGAGGTTCTCGGTGAAGGCCATGTGGTACATCTGCGGCATGACGATGGCCGAGGCGAAGAACACCAGCAGCAGGGTGCGCCAGGGGCCTTCCTGCAGGGGGGTGTGCAAGGCCGCCAGCGCGGTCTGGTTCTGCAACAGCCAGACTTCCAGCTGGTGCGGCCCGCCGAACACGCCATACAGCGCATACAGGCCGATCCCGCCCAGGGCCAGCAGCTTGATCACCGACTCGAAGGCGATGGCGAAGACCAGGCCCTCGTGCTTTTCGCGCGTGGCGATGTGGCGTGAGCCGAAGAAGATCGTGAACAGGGTGATCATCGCGCAGAAGGCCAGGGCCACACG
It encodes the following:
- a CDS encoding ATPase, with protein sequence MSFSLTQLILISAAYLLVLFGVAWVSERGLIPRAVIRHPLTYTLSLGVYASAWAFYGSVGLAYQYGYGFLAVYLGVSGAFLLAPVLLYPILKITRTYQLSSLADLLAFRFRSTWVGALTTLFMLIGVLPLLALQIQAVADSINILTGEPIKARVALAFCAMITLFTIFFGSRHIATREKHEGLVFAIAFESVIKLLALGGIGLYALYGVFGGPHQLEVWLLQNQTALAALHTPLQEGPWRTLLLVFFASAIVMPQMYHMAFTENLNPRSLVSASWGLPLFLLLMSLAVPLILWAGLRLGASTNPEYFTLGLGIAADSPALALLAYVGGLSASSGLIIVTTLALSGMALNHLVLPLYQPPAEGNIYRWLKWTRRALIVAIIAAGFVVYLTQSNHQSLANLGIVAFVATLQFLPGVLSVLYWPTANRRGFIAGLLAGFLVWMVTMLLPMLGNLQGFYIPSLDMIYVLDDTSWHMAAIASLAANVLLFTLISLFTHASAEEVSAAEACAVDNVRRPQRRELHAASPQEFATQLAKPLGAKAAQKEVEQALRDLYLPFDERRPYALRRLRDRIEANLSGLMGPSVAQDMVETFLPYKSGSENYVTEDIHFIESRLEDYHSRLTGLAAELDALRRYHRQTLQELPMGVCSLAKDQEILMWNKAMEELTGIAAKHVVGSRLTTIDEPWRALLLDFINVPDEHLHKQRLAPDGQSRWLNLHKAAIAEPLAPGNSGLVLLVEDLTVTQALEDKLVHSERLASIGRLAAGVAHEIGNPITGIACLAQNLREEREDDGEITELSGQILEQTKRVSRIVQSLMSFAHAGGSHQNTEEPVSLAEVAQDAIGLLALNRRNFEVQFFNLCDPEHWAEGDPQRLAQVLINLLSNARDASPPGSAVRVRSTACEHTVDLIVEDEGTGIPKAIMDRLFEPFFTTKDPGEGTGLGLALVYSIVEEHYGHITIDSPADIERQRGTRIRVTLPRHVTATSPENRDRREN